In Sebaldella termitidis ATCC 33386, one DNA window encodes the following:
- a CDS encoding cell division protein FtsX, translated as MLNPISEMFRNVNKEKGMFFSSLISLMVVFTLLDVLLIFFYNLNDFKAKLDVSNQVIIYVKTMAEPELQDFQVKLNSTKGIKAIKFEPKERALEKLQSELGVELTDQENPLSDSFYLYVSKNANVEELKNTIKSYPEVQELDMRTTAIQNSLKFDKSLDNILLFGLAGIGIFAVILIFNLTSVGIKARKKDVGTLTHIGVSNNFIRLTYFLEGAFLIGLASMGGFLIFRKVYGFILQGINLLNSGAVPRASRGELIALFLISFVLGIFITAVVNFSSTRRYLKFYKR; from the coding sequence ATGTTGAATCCGATTAGTGAAATGTTTAGAAATGTAAACAAGGAAAAGGGTATGTTCTTCTCTTCATTAATATCCCTCATGGTAGTTTTCACACTGCTGGATGTATTATTAATCTTTTTTTATAACCTGAATGATTTTAAGGCAAAGCTGGACGTATCGAATCAGGTAATAATTTATGTAAAAACTATGGCAGAGCCTGAGCTGCAGGATTTTCAGGTAAAATTAAATTCCACAAAGGGAATAAAAGCAATAAAATTTGAACCAAAAGAAAGAGCTTTGGAAAAGCTTCAAAGTGAACTGGGAGTGGAGCTGACAGATCAGGAAAATCCATTGAGCGATAGTTTTTATCTGTATGTATCCAAAAATGCAAATGTAGAGGAATTAAAAAATACGATAAAATCTTATCCGGAAGTACAGGAGCTGGATATGAGAACCACAGCAATACAAAACTCGCTGAAATTTGACAAAAGTCTGGACAATATACTGTTATTCGGACTGGCTGGAATCGGGATATTTGCCGTAATATTAATATTTAACCTGACAAGCGTAGGAATAAAAGCAAGAAAAAAAGATGTAGGAACACTTACGCATATTGGTGTGAGCAATAACTTTATCAGACTTACATATTTTCTTGAAGGAGCTTTTTTAATCGGACTTGCTTCAATGGGTGGCTTTCTGATATTCAGAAAGGTATACGGCTTTATACTGCAGGGAATTAATTTGTTAAATTCAGGAGCTGTGCCAAGAGCATCAAGAGGTGAGCTTATAGCATTATTCTTAATTTCATTTGTGCTGGGAATCTTTATTACAGCAGTAGTAAATTTCTCAAGTACAAGAAGATATCTTAAGTTTTATAAGAGGTAG
- a CDS encoding cell division ATP-binding protein FtsE has product MIKFEDIHKKYKNADYEVLDGLNLEISDGEFIHLKGKSGKSTVLHFIYLMDRPTSGKVFYGEKELNKLKFNFQRARIRRKIGYVDQDLWLLDDRTVYENIKISTDLLKVKSKERKERVDEILAYFDLENIKKQKIGQLSYQEKILVELSRELVKKPELLILDEVFEKLKKNNKEKLLKHLYKINEEGTTVIAVTSEENLFDERIRVIDLDGGKTDVESD; this is encoded by the coding sequence ATGATTAAATTTGAAGATATTCATAAAAAATATAAGAATGCCGATTATGAAGTATTAGACGGCCTGAATCTTGAGATTTCCGATGGAGAATTTATACATCTGAAAGGAAAATCAGGAAAATCAACAGTATTACATTTTATTTATTTAATGGACAGACCTACTTCAGGAAAAGTTTTTTATGGAGAAAAAGAGTTAAATAAATTGAAATTCAATTTTCAAAGAGCAAGAATAAGAAGAAAAATCGGATATGTAGATCAGGATTTATGGCTTTTGGACGACAGAACCGTTTATGAGAACATAAAAATTTCTACTGATCTGTTAAAAGTGAAAAGTAAAGAAAGAAAAGAACGTGTAGACGAAATACTGGCATACTTTGATCTTGAAAACATAAAAAAACAGAAAATCGGACAGCTTTCTTACCAGGAAAAGATCCTTGTAGAGCTTTCGAGAGAACTGGTAAAAAAGCCGGAATTACTCATTCTGGATGAAGTATTTGAAAAATTGAAAAAAAATAATAAAGAAAAATTATTAAAACATCTTTATAAAATAAATGAAGAAGGGACTACTGTCATAGCAGTTACTTCAGAAGAAAATTTATTTGACGAAAGAATAAGGGTTATAGATTTAGATGGAGGTAAGACTGATGTTGAATCCGATTAG